The nucleotide window TTACAGATAAGATGAAAGTAAATACTTCTAGATTAAATAATGGTGTTTATGTTATTACAATTAGCACCACTGATCATGAAGTCTATCATAAAAAGATTCTAATCAACGAATAACAAAAAAGGCTCAGTTTAAACACTGAGCCTTTTTTATTTATTTTGAATTTTGAAAAGTAATCGGCTTAACCGCAGAAGACTTTTGTACTGTTATATTAGCATCTTCTCCATGCTGCATTGCGTTGAGCATCGAAACTAAACCGATAAGAAAAAGAAGGCCTAATATTTTAAGTAATGTCTTCATGCTGAATTTTAGAAAGTTTATTCTTTACTGTTAATACATTTATGTACGGGACATTGACATAAAACATTTAAGATTTTAACAAATTATTTAAATACCCCTATTTTATTCTTCATAAAGTACAATTACAGTCTTTATAATTTTCATATATTATATAAATGAATAAGACGATAAACATTATTCTTATAGTTTTATTCAACACATCTTATTAAATTGAAGGTTAAAATTTAGTTCAGCATTAGACTTAGAAAAATGCATAAATATTATTTCAGCACACTGTTATTCCTCATTCTTTCAGTCACGTCATTTGCTCAAAACATCCCATTTGATAAAACACATTATCCCAATCAGAAGAAAGAATTACGTAATGCTCTAATGAATATTGACATTGCCGATGCATATCGTCAACAATACCATAAATATGACAGTGCTTTAAAGTATTATTATCTCGCTAATAATTTTAATGATCGGAATGCTGTATTAAACCAAAAAATTGGGATCACTTTCTCACTATTAGAACAATTAGATAGTGCTGATATCTATCTATGTACTAGTTTATCATTAGATAAAAATAATTTAAGAAGTATTTTCATTGCTGCTGATATTGCCCATAAAAATCAGAATTGGGATAAAGCGATCGAACTATATGAGCGTTATATTAATGAATATGATAATATTGCGTTTCCTACTAAAAAGGAGGTAAACGTACTTTTGCAACAAGCTAAGAATGGAAAAGTCGATAATAAAAATGTAGACATTATTAATTTAGAAGAGCTAAACTCTAGATATAATGAACTTAACCCACTCTTACTACCCAATACAAATCAAATATTTTTCACTTCAAACCAACCTTCAAAAAATTCTGTATTATCAAAAGTAGATGGATCATACTTTCAAAATATCTTTTATTATAATTACGATAAGAATGATTCGGCTACAGTAAAGATTGTTGATAATTCGATTATTAACCCTGAAGGTAACAGTAGTGTAAGTAGTATTTCTAAAAGTGGTAAAACGATGGTTATCTATCATGGTTTTAACACAGGCGTTGTCTATTACTCTAGGTTTAAAGATTTTAATGGCGAATCCTTACCCTATAATAAAACGAAAATGCCCAGTCCAATAAACTCTTACTTTCATCAACAAGGAGAAGGTACATTCACTCCAGATGGTAAAGGGTTTTATTTTTCAGCAAAGCGAGATAAGAAACAGAAGCATTACGACCTTTATTATACTACAAGAGAAGGGAAAAAGTGGAAAACACCACAACCACTTTCTACTATTAATTCAACATTTGATGAAATTGCGCCCTATTTTTCAAATAATGGCGATACATTATTTTTTGCTTCCAACTCAGAAAAGAGTATTGGTGGGTATGATATATTCTATAGTGTATTAAAGAATAACAACTGGTCTTCCCCACAAACATTACCAACTCCAATTAATAGCCCATTTGATGAGGTTTTCTATTCAGCCGATACTACAGGAGAAACCGTTTATATTTCATCAAATAGAATTGGTGGTAAAGGTGGTTATGATATCTATAAAATATCACCCAAAGTGGAAGAAATGGTTTCAGAAGAACTTAATGACGTTTTTGATCATCAACTGATGTATGCTCAATTAACTATCATTGATATTGATACCAAAATGCCACTTTCTGGAGTTCAATTACAATTATATAATTCAGAAAATAACAGCTTATTAAGGAATAAAATCTCAGATCAAAGAGGTATTGTGCAACTTGTTGATCTCCCAAAAAATGTAAGCTTGGGAGGTAATCTCATCAAAAAAGGATACAAATTCTTTTCTAGAAATTTCATCATTACTGAAGATTCAGCACTAAGGGTCATTGAACTTGAAAGTATTAAAATGGATCAAAAGGTTGAACTTGAAAATATTTTCTTCGATACAAATTCGAGTGTCATTAAAGAGAATTCCTTTTCAGAATTAAATGCTTTATTGAACTTCCTGCAACTTAACCCTTCTATCAATATTCAGATCGAAGGTCACACTGATAATACCGGAACAGATAATGGTAACATTCAACTCTCAAATGATAGGGCTTCTGCTATCTTAAGGTATCTAGAACAAAATGGTATTCAAGCCAACCGATTAACTTCAAAAGGCTTTGGAGACAGCATGCCTATTGCTGATAATTCGACCGAAGAAGGGAAAGCACAAAATAGAAGAACAGAATTCAAAATCATTAAAACGAATTGATATAAGAAACTTTATCCTTTTTTGGTATCTTCGCGTTGAAAGCAAAACAATTGTTTTCAATCACATTATAGCAAAATAAAAATATACATCATGATTGTAGTAACAGGTGCTGCCGGATTTATTGGTAGCTGCATGATTTCTAGATTAAATCAAGATAATTTCAATCATATTATCGCTGTTGATGATTTTTCATTCCCAGAGAAGAATAAAAACCTTGAAGATAAAACAATATTAGAAAAAGTTGAAAGAGAAGAATTCTTTGAATGGTTGGATAAAAACCATTTGGAAGTAGAATTTATCTTTCACTTAGGTGCAAGAACTAGTACAGCGGAATTTAATAGAGATATCTTAGCTCATTTAAATACTGAGTATACTAAGAAAATGTGGGAAGCAACTATAAAATACGCTATTCCATTAGTTTATGCATCTTCTGCTGCTACTTACGGTTTAGGTGAACTTGGCTATGAAGATAGTGAAGAGATCATTCCAAACCTTAAGCCTTTGAACCCTTATGGCGAATCAAAAAATGATTTTGATATTTGGGCACTACAACAAGAAAGAAAACCAATGTTCTGGGCTGGATTGAAATTTTTCAATGTATATGGTCCAAACGAATTTCATAAAGAAAGAATGGCTTCTGTTGTTTTCCATGCATTTAATCAAATTGGAAAGACAAATGCAATGAAGTTATTCAAATCTCATAATCCTGATTATAAGGACGGAGAACAGCAAAGAGATTTCGTTTATGTAAAAGATGTCGTTGAAATGATGATGTTCTTAATGCATGATAGAAAATCTGAGCATTCAGGTATCTATAATGTTGGAACAGGAGAAGCTCGTACTTTCCTAGATCTAACAAAAGCTACATTTAAAGCTATGGGAATAGAAGAAAATATCTCTTACATTCCTACACCGGAAGATATCCGCGATAAATACCAATATTTTACTGAAGCCACAATGGAAAAGATTCGTAAAATTGGTTACGATAAGCCATTCACTTCTTTAGAAGATGGTGTCGAAGATTATGTCAAGAATTATTTAATGTCTACAAAAAGATATTAAAAGATGAAGCCTGGTACTTTAAAGATGAGTACCAGGCTTTTTTATTTCAATTCGATAATCATTCCTGTTTTAGGTTGTATTGTCAATATAGGTAAATCGTCAATATTTCGATCACTTATCACATCATAGCCCTTCTTAGCCCCTTTTATCATACTATTAAAATTAGCTGTAGATACAGTTATACTCTTTGTCTCATTATTATTTAATAAAACCATCACTGTATCATCTTTAAAAGCTCGGAAGTACACATATACATCGTTTTCAGGAATAAAATGTACCAGCCTACCATTATGAATAACCTGACATGTTTTCCTCCAGTGTAAAATCCTTTTTATATAACTGAACATTTCCTCTTCAGATTTTGTTCTTCCTTCTTTTGTAAAGGCTGAACGTTTATCCCCCTTCCATCCACCTGGAAAATCCAAGCGCAAGGAGGAATGATCTGATTCCAACCCCTCAAATAACAGTTCAGTTCCATAATAAATCTGAGGGATTCCTCTTGTGGTTAAAAGAAACGTCAAAGCCAATTGAACTCGTTTCGGATCTTTTAAATTTGACATGACCCTATTCACATCATGATTATCTAAACATGTCATTAAGTTATAAGGGTTTTTAAAAAGATGGTCTTGTGCCAGGTGATTTGCCAACCGTCGCATCGGAGTATCCCATTCTGATTTTGAATCCCCTTTTGCAAAGGATTCATTTGCCATAAAAGTTAATGGCATATCAGTCACAGAAGGCAAAGAAGAATCATATCCATCAAAGTTCTTGGCTCCTCCTGCAAAATAAGCAACAACTGGAGTTTCTCTTACCAAAACTTCCCCCACAATATTAAAATTAGGATATTCTTCAAGTATTGCTTTTGTCCAAGTGCTAGTAAATGCCTTGAAGGCATAACCGAAAGTATCCATTCTAATACCATTTATCCCTGAAAATTCAATCCACCATATTGAATTTTGAATTAAATATTCTGCTAAAAATGGATTATTTTGATTAAGATCGGGCATATCTTTTGTAAACCAACCTTCAACATTTGCCTTAAAATCTTCGTCAGAAGTATAAGGATCATGTTGTTTAGTAACTTGATAATTAGTTCCAAAAAATGAACTATCCTTTTGTCCTTCGTCCCAATAATACTGGTGATTTAACCAGTCTAAAGAAGGCAAATCAGACATCCACCAATGATCAATACCAATATGATTGAAGACCAAATCCATGATTACCTTCAGACCCAATTGGTGACATAAGCTTACAAGACTTTTATATCCTTGATTTGTACCTAGCCTAGGATCTACTTTATAAAAATCAGTGATACCATATCCATGATATGAATATTTCTGAGCATTATTCTCTTGAATGGGATTTAGCCATAGTGCAGTTACTCCCAAGTCAACAAAGTAATCGAGATGATTTCTTATACCTTTTAAGTCCCCTCCATGCCTTCCAAATGGTGCATTTCGGTTTACTTTTTCTTTCATCCCATCTACATTGTCTATAGAAGGGTCTCCATTAGAGAAACGGTCTGGCATAATCAAATAAACTACATCAGATGTATTGAACCCCACATTTTTGCACTGTTCCTCTTGCCTATCTTTAAGATGATATTCTTTCTGGTCAACTTGTTTCCCATTTTTACTAAAAGAAATAAGAAAGGTATCAGGTAAACGATGATGACTTAAATCTAAATACAGCAACAAGTAATTGGGGTTATCTAGTTTTTCAATTTTAGATAACAGAACGTTACTTTCTTCAATAGAAGGAGATGTGTTTGCTATATTTCTCCCATATATCATGATTTGAAGAGATGAATTCTTCATCCCTTTCCACCAAAAAGGTGGTTCTATCTTTTCTATTGCATTACATGGAGTTGACATAATATTGAATATAGAAAATAATCACTAGAATAATTATGTTAATCCATGTACTTGAGCATCAAATTAGAAATAAAAAAGCCCATGTTTCCATGAGCTTTCTATTTATTAATTTATCAAAAATTAGTTTTTCACAATAGTAAAAGTACCTACAGCTGAATCACCTGATTCATCTACAGTTAAAGTAATAGTATAATTTCCTGCTTCAGCTACAGCAATGTTATCTCCATTATGTACTAGACTTTCCTCTGTACCACCTAAGTTTACATCCCAAGCATCATCTTTTCTAAACTTAATATCACCTACAACAAGATCTAAAGTAATAAAGTAATTTTCACCTTCTGCATCATACAGTAAATCTTGGTCAGCATCCCAACCATCTGGTGTTGCAGAACCAATAAGTCCCCAAATACCATCATTTTCATGTGGAGTTCTATCTGCAGGTTCTTCGTCAACTGGCTCCTCATCAGCTGGCTCTTCGTTCGCTGGTTCCTCATCAACTGGTTCTTCTTCAACATAAATTGGAGTTACCATGATATCATATTTATCAGATTCCGTCTCAATACCACCTTCAAAAGTACTAATTACTGAAATTTGTAATGCAGTAGCTCCTGGCTCGCTTCTCATTTCTTTGATAGCAGCATCCATTTCTCCAACTGTTACAGCCGCAGATAATTCAGAAGTTTCCTTTAATACAGTATAATCATCATTGTAGTACAAAGTTAGCTTATAGCTCGATGCATCAAGATCTCCATATTTAGCTGCTGTCCAAGTATACGTCTCAAATACATTATCTTCTTCACCGGCAACAAGTTCTGCAAGTGTAGTTGAAGGTGCATTCAATTCAGGTGTTTCAGGTAATAAACTCTCTAAAACATCTTCGACTTTATCTTCTGAACAAGATGAAAAAATAGAAAGAATTGAGCATAGTAGTACAGCCGAAAAAAAGTTTAGCTTTTTCATTTTCATATTATTTTGTATAAATAAAAAGTAGTAAATAATAAATGTTAGTGCGCACAAAAAAAGTGAAAATATATAGCAATTGCCATCACCTTTATATGTAAATATATATAAATAACACACGCAAAACAAGTGCAAAAACAACTGATTAACAGTGTTATATGAATAAAATTATTTCAACCGGTTGCATAGAGTAAATAAAAAAAATCCCAATAATATATCAATATACTACTGGGATTTTATATACATATTAATAAGAATTATACTCTCATTAACTTCTTCACTATTCTACCTTTTGAAGTAAATATTTCGATATAATACATTCCTTTTGAATAATATGAAAGATCAAAATTCAACTCATTATTATTCACAATTTGAGCACCTTTTGAAAGGACTCGACCCGCATTATCTCTAATTTGGAATTCTACTTCTCCGTTAATTGCTTCTCCTCTTACTGTAGCTATTGAAGTTGTAGGATTTGGAAATGCAACAACAGATTTACTTAATTCATCTTCAACAGAGGTTACTTCAAACTCAATGCTATAAGTTAATGCATTAACATTTGCTCTGATCGTTGCCGTTCCTGTTTTAGTCACTTCAATATTGTCTCCATAAGAAGACTCCTTTAACTTTCCCTCAGAGGCGTACCCCCATTGACCACCATTCCAGCTTTTGTCATCAATGAATTTAATAAGTTCCCCTTTAGTTAAGGCAGCACCTTCGTATATGAATCCACCATTTCCATCGGAAGTCATTTCAATCGCCTGACTAGGCTCCCATCCGATTCCCAAAACATCACCTACAATGTATAGTGTTCTATTATTATCTTCGAAATCAAGGTAAAACGGTCCTTCAGAAGTGTTGTTATTATCCTTAACAGTTAAAGCTAATTGATAAGGAACATCTGAAGATGATAAACCAAAGAATTCTACAGGAGTAAAAGACGCTACATATTTATCTCCTTCTTTTGTCATTGTAGTGGTTTTCTTATTAGAAATATTACCACTACCATGACTATCTAATACAACACCTGCTTCTAATGTGATAGTCGCACCAAAGCTTTTATCACTACCGCTTGGATCAAAGATCACCTCGATTTCTTCGTCTTCTTTAAAACCGTAAGGGTTTACTTCAATAATACGGCTAAATCCTTTTACAAGGCCATCTGCAGGCACTTCTACAGCTCTAGAAGTTAATACCTTAAATTCTGATGGCTTCAAAACAAAAGTTCCTTTAGCATCTACTTGCTCTCCATTATTAAAGTAGCTATACCAGTTACTTCCGTCTCCTGAGTAATCGTAAGTATAAGACTCTTCACCTAATGAGAAGTTACCTACAACTTTAACCGTTAAACCTGAAGTAACGCCTTTCAAGGAGATTGTTTTAAGATCGCCAGATAAAGATAAACTTACATTATCACCTTCAAGTGATGATAAATCATAGTCATGTCTTAGTTTAAGCAATGCTGCATATACATCATATAGTTCTTTACGAATAGCATCATTCTTAGTATCAAATTCAGAGATTAAAGGCTTCTCTGATGTTCTATGACTATCACTTACCTCACCTTCATACTCATATTGATTAATAGATACATTATATCCTAATTCACCAAATTGCCAGATTAACTTAGGGCCAGGTACCATAAAGAAGAAAGCAGAAGCTAATTTTGCTCTATCAATACCATTTTCTAGTTCAGTTAAGTCATAAACCTGTGATACGGTACCATAATTTTCAGAATCATAGATAAGTCTTTCCTCATCATGTGATTCCATATATGACATAACACCATGAATAGGCATTCCTCTTGATGCAGGAGATTGCCAATTTAAATCTTTATTTCCACCTTTAACTACGTCTCTAAAATCATGGTTCATATTACCCCACATAGAGATATCTTCAGCAACTAGTACTTTTTCTTCTTCGTTATCGGCAAGATGTTCGAAAACCACAAGAGCGTTAGGGTTTCTCTTTTTGATTTCAGTGTTCATACGTAATAATAGATCAATTCTGTCTTGATCGTAGTTACTACCCCACTCATCGTCACCTGTCTTTACGTTATTACCAAATCCTTTGGTAAAGTCAAAACGATAACCATCTACCTTATAATATTGCATCCAGTGAGCATTTACACTATCAACAAGTGCTTTAGTATAGTCACTTTCATGATCAAAATCTGCACCCCATTGTAAACCTGGGTTTGTAAAGTTTGATTTCTCATTGAACCAAGGGTTCTCTGCACTTGGGTCAGCATAATCACCTTCTTTATTGTACATTCTAACCATTGGTGATGAATGGAAAGAGTGGTTTAATACCAAATCAATAATTACACTGATACCTCTTGAATGTGCTTCATCAATAAATTCCTTTAATTTATTTTTTGGTCCATAATATTTATCTGGAGCAAAATAAAAGTTAGGGTTATAACCCCAAGAAGAATTACCTTCAAATTCGTTTACAGGCATTAGGTGAATTGTATTTGCACCTAACGATTTTATATAATCTAATTCAGCAATTGCTGATTCATAAGTAGCTTCAGTAGTAAAATCTCTAAATAACAACTCATATACTACAGCATCTTCGATTGCCACTGGAGTAAAGTTTGTTGTTTTCCAAACATATTCTTCTTCATTGATAATAAATGTAGATGCTCTAAATGATGTCTTGCCAGTTGGGTAATCAATTAGATTGGGGTATCTATTATCATCAATGTATTTATCATCAGGATCTGAAACTTTTTCAGTATATGGATCGGCAATAATAATTGTCCCGTCGATAAAATATTGATAAATGTATTCAGTATCTGGATCAAGATCTGTAAATGTATACCACCAGTAATTCTCATCACCTTTTTCTACTTTCATTGGGTAAGCTGTTTTATCTCCCCAATTGTTAAAGCTACCAATTACGTTTACAAACTTCTTAAGTTTTGCTGGATCTTGAAGTACCAAAGTCACTTCAGAACCACTCTTATTGACACCTAAATTAGTTGCATAGTCTGGTCTATCTTGAACTGTTGGTGTAGAACCTACATAGAACTCTAATTCTTTTGTATCCACAAGCCCATCAGAAGATGCAGAGGCTTCGATTGTCAATTCACCTGCAGCCGCTGATGAAATTGTATAAGACAATGAAGTTCCTGTTTTTGAGATTTTCTCAACTCCATTTACTTTAATTTTTAAAGCAGTGCTTGTTGGTGATGAAATATTGATGATAACTTTATCACCTGACAAAAATACGTCACTTGCTTTAGGAGAAGTAATTTCAACAGATACACCAAGCTTTTTAATTGGGATAACTAGGTCTCCTGTCTTACTTCCTCCATCTTTTGTTTTGATTAAGCAGCCAATGGCATCAATAGCAGTTGGAGCTGATGCACTGTTTAATAGCTCTGCAAAATTGTTATAAGTCGATGATCCTTTTGTAACAGGAAAAGAGTAAGTAAAAATATTATCTGATTGCTTTGTTAGTTTAGCAGACTCATCAGATGCGGCCCATTCACCGTTTGTTAAGAAATCTCCAACATCTTCACTCCATCCCCAAAGATAAAGATCAGAAATGCCGGCAACATCAGTACCTGAAACATCAAAAGTTACAGTTACATTTTCAGTCAGTACATCTGCTGTGCTTGGATCTAAAGTCACTTTTTGTGCAAAAGTAGAACTACAGATCAACAAGAAGCTTACAACGAAGCCAAATGTTTGTAGTAGAAGTTTCTTCATAAATTTAAAAAAAGACGGGGTTTTCATTTTCATATTCCTTTAAAAGTACAAAGTACACTACAGAAAACAAAATTATTAAATAGCTGATTTTAAGCGATTTAATTGCAATCCATTGCGCAACCGGTTGAATTTTTATTAACAAAAAAGCCTTTTCCAGATTTCTCCAGAAAAGGCTTTAATATTATTTATTAAGATTCTTCTTAATTTGATACTCTTGAGTGTGTACCACTGTCAGTATTAGAATCAAATGTACAAGTAATTGTATAATTACCAGGTGTATCAATTGTGATACTTGCTTGGTTACTACCACCAACTAATACATCATCATCACTGTCAGATTTACCCATTTGGTAATCCCACGAATCATCCGCTCTAAACTTGTATTCACCTTGTGCTAAGTAGCCAGTGTAAGTCCAAGTTCCAGCACCAGAGTCATATACCATATCAGTATCTGGATCCCATCCGTTTGGAGTTGCTGATCCAATGATACCCCAATATTGATCATTTGGTAAAGTCATCTTAACTACTGAGTAAGTTAAAGCACTGAAGTCTGCGATGATCTCATACCAACCATCCTCTGAAACAGGAATGTTTGATCCATCTAATACAAGGTTACCACCTGATCCACCGTAGTTACCAGCCCAATCATAGTTTGGTCTAAACTTGATCTCACCTGAAACTAGTTTCACTTGGATTTTGTATTCTGAACCAGAAACTAATGTCATTTCTGTATCAGCATCCCATCCTCCAGGAGTAGCAGAACCGATGATTGACCAGATTTGGAATGGATTTACAGAAAGTGTCACTTCATCAGAAGCGCCAGTATCACCATCACCAAATACAGCTACTACTTTAATATTCACATCACCAGCAGTACCAGGAGTACCTCCTGAAGCTAATGCACCTTTGTTTAAGTCTGAAGTTTTTAATACTGCTTCTAAGTCAGTACCTCCTACTTGAGCAAGAACATTATCACCAACTTGAACTCTATAGTTAATTGGAGTTTCAGTACCTCTTACAGAAGCAGACCAAGTAACTGTTGTAGCTGGAGCATTGAAATCATCAGCACTTAACGTAAATGAATCGCCAGTACCAGGGCTTGAGATCACTGGAGTTGTGATAGGCTCTTTACCTAAGATTGAATATACAGGTTCAGCTGGGTTGATCAAAGTCATAATCATTTTTACTGAACCGTCACCTGTCATACCAGTAGATCCTTTAAACTCAAGTAAGTTACCTTCACCTGCACCAAAGAAGTGATCGTCATTACCTTTAAAGAAATATTGTTTAGCAGGATCCATTGTAACAGCAGCTTCCCATCTTACCTTAGATTTAACATAACCTAAAGTTGCAACTTCATTACCGTCTCCATCAACAACCATCCAAGTCATTGGAGTAATTGAATATGTCAACCCTGTAGAGCTCATTGATACATAGTAGTCACCTGCAGCTGGAGTTTCGATGTTACCTGCCGTTGGCTCAGTATCTAATTCTCCTGATAATTTATCAGCAGCAGCAGTTTTCAAACCATAATTTGTACCATCCCAACCTGGACCAGTTGCAAATTTGAAGTTATTATTCAAGTTAAGGTAGGCAATGTAAGTACCTGAGTTAGCCTCAACTTCAACCACTACAGTCTTTTCGTTATCAGGGTTCCAATCTTGGTGGTCACCAGGAACACCTAGTTTGTTACCAGTAATAACTGGTTGGTAATATGGAGTTGCTTTAAAAGCAATTTTCTCAGAAACAGTTGTATAAGCACTCTCTGTAGAGTTATTATCTGACATATATGCTGAAATCCAAGTTTCAACATCATGCTCCACTTCTGGAGTTAAACCTAATGAAGCCATCGCTCCATTTAGCTCTTCTACTTTTGGAGCTCCTGTAGTGTCACTCTTAGTGATTGTTGCAATCACTTCTTCACCATCTGCATCAGTTGCTTTTACTAAGATGTTATATTTAACTTCTGTAGTAATACCAAATTTTG belongs to Flammeovirga agarivorans and includes:
- a CDS encoding SusF/SusE family outer membrane protein, whose amino-acid sequence is MRKIFLYISLLTIAFSCKDLREPVLGDSSTFTSPVITDGPTEGAQYLLVEDSAANVFANYVWTPAKFGITTEVKYNILVKATDADGEEVIATITKSDTTGAPKVEELNGAMASLGLTPEVEHDVETWISAYMSDNNSTESAYTTVSEKIAFKATPYYQPVITGNKLGVPGDHQDWNPDNEKTVVVEVEANSGTYIAYLNLNNNFKFATGPGWDGTNYGLKTAAADKLSGELDTEPTAGNIETPAAGDYYVSMSSTGLTYSITPMTWMVVDGDGNEVATLGYVKSKVRWEAAVTMDPAKQYFFKGNDDHFFGAGEGNLLEFKGSTGMTGDGSVKMIMTLINPAEPVYSILGKEPITTPVISSPGTGDSFTLSADDFNAPATTVTWSASVRGTETPINYRVQVGDNVLAQVGGTDLEAVLKTSDLNKGALASGGTPGTAGDVNIKVVAVFGDGDTGASDEVTLSVNPFQIWSIIGSATPGGWDADTEMTLVSGSEYKIQVKLVSGEIKFRPNYDWAGNYGGSGGNLVLDGSNIPVSEDGWYEIIADFSALTYSVVKMTLPNDQYWGIIGSATPNGWDPDTDMVYDSGAGTWTYTGYLAQGEYKFRADDSWDYQMGKSDSDDDVLVGGSNQASITIDTPGNYTITCTFDSNTDSGTHSRVSN